Genomic DNA from Salvia miltiorrhiza cultivar Shanhuang (shh) chromosome 1, IMPLAD_Smil_shh, whole genome shotgun sequence:
TGTTCCATATTTTAATATCTATTTCTATTTATAGTAAAAATAGATGAAACACTTGCTCCACTTTAACACTCTCATAAAAATAAGACATTTATGTGTGCGTATGTTGGCTTAATGATATGAGGTTAATGCCCAAGACCTAAGGTCCTGGGTTCGAGCCATCCGTCACGCGgtgtttaaaatttctttatttacttatgtaatttatccaaaaaaaagtAAGACatttatttcactcacaacacactcaaccaCTTTAATAAATTTATGTCATTctcaaatgaatactaaaaactGAAATGGAGGAAGTATATTAAATATGGATATGCAGGATAAATGTTAAACTATTTGCTAACTAACATAAGTGCAATATACTTCATTCGTTCcaattttagtatccatttgagaatgacataaatttattaaagtggttgagtgtgttgtgaaTGGAATAATAGTTCCACCTTTATGAAAGTATTAAAGTTGAATAAGAAttccacctacttttactaaaaatagaaatgaatacaAAAATGAGATTAACTAAAATAGGAAAATGAATAGTAAAAATTAGAACGAAAAGAGTAAAAGATAGTGCATAAATCGATGATTTTTTCTATTATGATCATAAATATATAAGAACGTTTGACAATGAagtgcaattcaattaataagacgttTCACATTCAATAATTAGGTTGACCATATATAATAGTATTTTATGTCTCGAACTTTCagtattttctataaaatgtaccgaactttcaacttttttcataaattgtcccgctatacaaaattcggtgatgtaaagatgataaaaaaaatcccgaactttcaacattttccaCCAATGGTGGTTCCTAATATTGTTTTTCAACACTGaagattttcaaaatatttcattcgcGTGAGATAAGTTATCTCTCTGTCACAAAATTTTGTATTGCGgaatattttatggaaaaagttgaaagttcgaaattttttagaagaaaataaatattcgggacattttatggaaaatgctgaaagttcgggacataacaCATTATTAACCCTAatagtaatttatttaacttttaaATGTGATATTGGGTTTCGATTAACCCTCTTATACCAACTTAAGATATGTTAAAGTATTAACAtaataatactataaaattaGTAACCTTTTAACCAATAACGATAAAGATTTTATCAATACTGTTTAGAATCATCCTAGAAAAATCTAGGGATTTGGGTGATGAATGAATAAACAAAAATTACAGGGaccaaaagagaaaaaataagtaaaataaaaagttgttgGCATTAAGAACCACCAACAAAACAATCACAGAATACCACAATAACGTCTGCAAATCAGTTTGTCATCACAATATCCAATTCAAGTGTTGAATGAGAGAGCAATCAATTCCAAAAACGTATTTCCTTTTGCATGCATGTGTGGCTCAAACTACTTCCCTTTGATCAAAGATGAATAGCGACTCCATCATCAaaaatcacacacacaacacacagtGACACCCCCCCTCCCAAAAAAAAACCAGAGAAAATAACTAGTAGATATGTCGAACGATCAAAGAGCTCTAACTCTAGCAAACGCCTTGGACGACGGGGACGACGGCGGCTCCCCGGCCGTCAGGGACATCCACGCCCTGACGCCGCCCCGTGCCCCACGGGCGGCGTGGGAGACCGGCAGCCATAGGTCATCATCCCTCTCGACGGAGGGCGGGGGCGAGAACTTCAGCAGCATGAGCAGGGAGTTCAACGCCCTCGTCCTTGCGGGGGCCACCATCGGTGAACACGAGTCGGGCTCGGGTAGTTTGTTGGGGCGGATAAGGGAGGAGGGGAATTTCCAAGAGGAGACCAACCCCTTGGCGATCGTGCCGGACACCAGCGCGCTGGATCCCGTGCAATCGCCTCGGGGCAGGCGTGCCGGCCATAACGGCGGCGAGATGTCGGTGCATAGGGTGAAGAAAGAGGAGGTGGAGTCCAAGATTCATGCTTGGCAAAATGCCAAAGTTGCCAAGATTAATAACCGGTTTAAGCGTGAGGACGCCATAATCAATGGATGGGAAGGGGAGCAAGTGCAGAAGGCCACTTCTTGGATGAAGAAAGTtgaggtattttttttaatcgatATTTGCATGGAATTTTTTGCTTTTGACATCACATTTTTAGCTTAGCTTAAGACACTCGATATTTATGGCTACGCTCTATTATGGATTTTGTTGAAAATCCGACATTAATGAATTCAAGGGAAATCTTGATGGGAAAAGTCAAGGTTTTTCTGGGATCATGATTGATTAACTTTATACTTAGTTGGAGCTAGCAAGCGAAGTACTTTGGTATAGATTGTTTTTAACTAATCAATGATGACTGTTgatttactaattaatttaaGAGTTAAAATTTATGTTCCTGTTTTAGTCATAGGTTGAAAAGTAGTAGTAAACTTTCTTATCCCCCCTTTTTTTTCTAAGCTCTCAGTCAAAAGAGGATGCCGCATCATTGCTTTAATTTATGGGAAAAAGAGATTAATAATTCATCATTGTTAAGTTGTTTCTTAAAACTAAGCATGATTAACTCaacttttttaattaattttcccTAATCCAGATATAGGCAATTAGTAAACAGATGATAAAGTTTGAGTAAAACTTGGTTgagtttttaattaatattttatatgattatttgttTGATTACTAAGTGAATGGATATAAGTTGAAATGGGTTTGTTAGTGATTGAGGTTATGTAAGATATTTGAAAGTTAGAGTGAAGAAGTAGTATGAAAAATTTGCAGAGGAAGCTAGAGGAGAAGAGAGCAAAAGCACAGGAGAAAATGCAGAATGAGATAGCGAAAGCACACAGAAAAGCAGAGGAAAGGAGGGCTTCTGCAGAGGCCAAGAGAGGCACCAAAGTGGCCAGAGTTCTTGAAATAGCTAACTTGATGAGGGCCGTCGGCCGGCCCCCCGTCAAGCGCTCCTTCTTCTAAATCACCATCTAATTATTAATATGTAAATATAGTTTGCagtgtacatatatatagatgatgTTGAAGAGGAAACCCCCTCATTTTTGAACCTTAAAAGGGGAGGGGGTCTTTGTATTGTGTGGGAGAGTTGCCAAGCAGAAgcaatgtgtgtgtgtgtgtgtgtgtgttgtgtcaTAGTTTTGTGTTTGTGagactctttttttatttattttgttgcaATGTTGCTGCCTTTGTCTCATCTTAGATGAGCTAGCTCTTCACTGCTTAATTATTTACGTCTTGCAATGTTTACATTATTTTTTACTTGCTGCAATTGCCAAGCCCTTTAAGTTTTCCGACTCAACTAAATAGGACCAATACTTTGAGATGTATTATGACCTTAGATTTCACTACTACTTACAAATCAAACTATTCTACTCTATTTGATAAAAGCTCGGTAATTAAACAAACAGAGAGCAAGCTCATTAAGTGGTTTAGTTTGaaactataaaattatataGGTACAACTTatactataattagtaataattgtattaaaatcTCTAATTAGCTTTAATACTCAACTTTGTAGATGTAACAACTCGAAAGATATAGTGAAAACTCCAACAACTTCTATGGACATAGATCATtatgaccgaaccacgtaaactcTCGTGTTATTTTCCATTCTTATGTATTTTCCAGTTGAGATTAATCACACCCTCAACAagtaataattgtattaaatctctaattaactttatttgtttttgttatagaaaataaataatatatcatattattttattgtaaataaaataatttatattcaatagaaaataattgaTATTTTTAAACATAAATCCAAATTTGGAAAGTTCATTTGGATTCGATCTTAATCGTAAGGCATGAAGTATTCAATAAGCAAAGCTTGAAATTTAGCTCGATTATAGACAAA
This window encodes:
- the LOC131002174 gene encoding remorin 4.2-like isoform X2, translating into MSNDQRALTLANALDDGDDGGSPAVRDIHALTPPRAPRAAWETGSHRSSSLSTEGGGENFSSMSREFNALVLAGATIGEHESGSGSLLGRIREEGNFQEETNPLAIVPDTSALDPVQSPRGRRAGHNGGEMSVHRVKKEEVESKIHAWQNAKVAKINNRFKREDAIINGWEGEQVQKATSWMKKVEYEKFAEEARGEESKSTGENAE
- the LOC131002174 gene encoding remorin 4.2-like isoform X1 — protein: MSNDQRALTLANALDDGDDGGSPAVRDIHALTPPRAPRAAWETGSHRSSSLSTEGGGENFSSMSREFNALVLAGATIGEHESGSGSLLGRIREEGNFQEETNPLAIVPDTSALDPVQSPRGRRAGHNGGEMSVHRVKKEEVESKIHAWQNAKVAKINNRFKREDAIINGWEGEQVQKATSWMKKVERKLEEKRAKAQEKMQNEIAKAHRKAEERRASAEAKRGTKVARVLEIANLMRAVGRPPVKRSFF